The following proteins are encoded in a genomic region of Sebastes fasciatus isolate fSebFas1 chromosome 14, fSebFas1.pri, whole genome shotgun sequence:
- the nms gene encoding neuromedin-S, with product MSLPTVRQLFLLCLICFLGSWSSTDASSYDQWEDGIELRKVRGVQSDDLSDVLWDDQNEEQVQNVFKRFLFHYSKARNSVGAVQHQSHSVHPLMRLSPKLSQRRKKKVLLLKIRGLPEGML from the exons ATGAGTCTGCCGACTGTCAGACAACTTTTCCTTTTGTGTTTAATCTGCTTTCTGGGATCCTGGAGCTCAACAG ATGCCAGCTCTTATGATCAGTGGGAAGACGGCATCGAGTTAAGAAAG GTGCGAGGCGTCCAGAGTGATGATCTAAGTGATGTTTTATGGGATGACCAGAATGAG GAGCAAGTCCAGAATGTTTTCAAAAGA TTCCTGTTTCATTACTCTAAAGCACGCAACTCCGTCGGAGCCGTACAGCACCAG TCTCACTCAGTTCATCCTCTGATGCGACTTTCCCCCAAACTCTCccagaggagaaagaagaaggtGTTACTGTTG AAGATTCGAGGTCTGCCGGAGGGGATGTTGTAG